A stretch of Gossypium hirsutum isolate 1008001.06 chromosome A06, Gossypium_hirsutum_v2.1, whole genome shotgun sequence DNA encodes these proteins:
- the LOC107902510 gene encoding uncharacterized protein, which translates to MAGEMIENAIRGGKIDGEMTKRSAPRRKDNEVNNTSTFNTRAIIVGQPKTAAVEQQSSQRKESNARQNSERMQFTPIPVTCEYHTGISWHSIQNCTGFKKAVERLIKIGVVKFDSTQNTENPLPNHGDQGVNAIGETSERRVKEDVAEVRMPMNVVWEEMMKRGMLTSKNEKREIRNYSEFHEKEGYETQDCKEFKALVQGFIDNKELQIFEGSSSKKQVCVLEDEQQRTSRPKIIISLQGNNEVRAQVVPKVIIHKPVPFPYKVNKKVPWSYNCHVSLPEKEDIASTSKDVQIEGSHTRSGKRHDIVGVREEPIKTKNASVEKEKEAEVPVKEPIKEEEAKEFLKFLKHTSIAWLSSCGALMKVFNETYVTHDISVNKLDRLVNNISANNFIYFNDDEIPLGGRGSTKALHITTRCKGYTLPSMLVDNGSALNVLQFSTLNRLPIDDSHMKTCQNMVRAFDGTERKVMGRIDIPLEIGPNIYEVDFLVMDIKPSYNCLLGRLWIHSAGAVPSSLH; encoded by the exons ATGGCgggagagatgattgagaacgccataagAGGGGGCAAAATTGACGGTGAAATGACCAAAAGATCAGCCCCAAGGAGAAAAGATAATGAAGTGAATAACACAAGCACTTTCAATACAAGGGCAATCATAGTTGGTCAACCAAAAACAGCTGCGGTCGAGCAACAGAGTTCTCAAAGGAAGGAGTCAAATGCAAGGCAGAATTCTGAAAGGATGCAATTCACACCTATCCCcgtgac ATGCGAGTACCACACTGGAATATCATGGCACTCGATTCAAAATTGTACCGGATTCAAGAAGGCCGTGGAAAGGTTGATCAAGATAggggttgtgaaatttgatagtACCCAAAATACTGAAAACCCGCTGCCAAATCATGGTgatcaaggagtgaatgccattggCGAAACCAGTGAGAGAAGAGTGAAGGAAGATGTTGCTGAGGTGAGGATGCCTATGAATGTGGTCTGGGAGGAGATGATGAAGAGAGGTATGTTAACCTCTAAAAATGAGAAAAGAGAAATAAGGAACTATAGTGAGTTCCATGAGAAAGAAGGATATGAAACTCAAGACTGTAAAGAATTCAAGGCCTTGGTGCAAGGCTTTATAGACAATAAAGAGCTACAGATTTTTGAAGGTAGCTCTAGTAAAAAACAAGTATGTGTGCTGGAGGATGAACAACAAAGAACCAGTCGGCCAAAGATTATTATTTCCTTGCAGGGGAATAATGAAGTAAGGGCACAAGTGGTGCCTAAggtcataatccataaacctgtGCCCTTTCCTTATAAGGTTAACAAGAAGGTACCATGGAGTTATAACTGCCATGTGTCATTGCCGGAAAAAGAGGATATAGCCAGTACGTCCAAGGATGTACAAATTGAAGGTTCCCATACACGGAGTGGGAAGCGGCATGATATAGTGGGCGTCAGAGAAGAGCCCATAAAAACAAAGAATGCTAGTGTGGAGAAGGAAAAAGAAGCTGAAGTGCCCGTCAAGGAGCCAATAAAGGAGGAGGAGGctaaggaatttctaaagttccttaagcatacGAGTATAGCGTGGTTGAGCAGTTGC GGGGCATTGATGAAGGTGTTTAACGAGacatatgtcacccatgacatatcTGTTAACAAGCTGGATCGGTTGGTGAACAACATTAGCGCGAATAATTTCATctactttaatgatgatgaaatcccactGGGGGGCAGGGGGTCAACTAAGGCCTTACACATCACCACTCGATGCAAAGGGTATACACTCCCAAGTATGCTTGTCGATAATGGATCAGCTCTGAATGTTCTACAATTTTCTacattgaacagattacccattgatGATTCTCACATGAAAACGTGTCAAAATATGGTAAGAGCTTTTGATGGTACAGAAAGGAAGGTGATGGGAAGGATTGACATCCCCTTGGAAATTGGGCCGAACATATATGAAGTAgacttcttggtgatggatatcaagccttcctACAATTGCTTGCTAGGCAGGCTATGGATACACTCAGCGGGAGCAGTGCCCTCATCATTGCACtag